GTGACCAGCACTGTCAGAAGCAGGCCGACGGTGTCGATGACGATGCTCCGCTTGCGGCCCACGATCCTCTTGCCCGCATCGACGCCTTGGCCGGCTGCGGGAACGTTGGTGGATGTCTTGATGCTTTGTGAGTCGATGACGCACGCGCTGGGCTCGGCCTCGCGGCCTTCCTGCCTGCGTACTTGGCGGCGCAGGAGACTGTTGGGCTGGTCGAAGACACCCTCCTGCTGCCAGCGGGCGAAGTAGGTGTAGACGGTGTTCCAGTGCGGGTGGTCGTGCGGGAGGTAGCGCCAGGGGATGCCGGTGCGGTTCACGTAGAGGATCGCGTCCAGGAGACTGCGCAGGTCGTGGCCCGCAGGCCGGCCGATGTCCAGTCCGCGGCCGCGGCGTTCGGCCCGTCAGGCGGTGAGGATCGGCTCGACCAACTCCCAGCGGGCATCGGGCAGATCGCTCGGATAACGACGGCGTTCGGCCATGGTCTTGAAGTACTGGGCAGCCGCTGGCCGGGGACGGGCGCATGCATCGGGCGCGTGAGGCGAACGGCGCACGAAGGCGCGTCTTGGGATTAAGCAGGGGGAGTACACACGAGACGTCCACCTCATCGCCTCCCCGGCATCGCTTGCCCCTCAAGCATCACCAGCACCACTACAGCCGATCCGCATACCAATCAAAATGGGACCAATTGAGGTGTAAACGCCCCCTCAGAGGTTGTTTTCATCGGCGAGGTCTGTTTCATCCCAACAAGGCTCCGTGACGGAGAGGCCCTTGGGAGACGTTGGGGGCTTGCGCGATTGAGGGGATGCGAGGAAGCCCATATTGACCGTCTCATCCCGTGAAGCCTGTCTCATTCCAAGGAGGGCTGATAGCGGCGATTATTCCCACCGACCTGTACAGGAACCCGACACGTGAGAGGCGCGGGTGCTCACCTGTGGCACGTGAAGCGACACAAACTAGCTGAAAACGACCTCTAAAGTGCGGAGGGCGCACTTCTCGGAGAGCGCGACAGGTGTGACGCCTGCGTCGACGTCCTCGGCGTCGATACAACGTCCAGCGGCGCAGTCGGCGGGCCCGCCACTCTGCGCCCGTCGGGCCGATCGACGCCGGTCCGTAAGCGTTCGCGGAGCGTTGGGCTGTCCTGCTTGCGTCTGCGTCGGCGCGCCCCGGGGTGTCAGGTGCTGTCGGTGTCCGCGCGGGGCGTCACGCGGGCGGCGCCCTCCTTGAGGACGAGGTCGAGCAGTCCGGGGAACCGCTGGTCGAGTTCTTCCTTGCGCAGGGTGTTGAAGCGGCGGGTGCCGACGTCCTGTTGGTGGATGACGCCTGCCTCACGCAGGACGCGGAAGTGGCGGGTGAGTACGGAGGCGGTGACGTCCTTCTTGAAGACGCTGCAGGCCAGACCGGGAGAGGCGGCGAGTCCGACGACGATGGCGATCCGGGTCTCATCGGTCAGCGCGCTCATGACCTTGAAGAGGTCGAAGTCGTCGATGTCGGGGTGGATGAGCGGGGATGCGGTGCGGCTGGCCATGGGAGAAGGGTAACGCGATCCATGTTCGCGTTCACGCGTACATGGGCTACAGTCAAGACCGGAACGACCCCTTCACCAACGCCTTGATGGCGTGGCTTGCATCCAGAACGGAGCACATCCCATGACCGCAACAACGGCGAACGAGTCCAGGACGCGCCAGAGCGAACCGGCCGCGGAGGTCGTCGGCCGTCTGCGCGCGACGTTCAACACCGGCGTCACCCGCCCACTGGGCTGGCGCGTCAAGCAGCTACAGCGACTGCGGGCATTGCTGGTCGAAAACGAGAAGGAACTGCTCGAAGCGGTCTGGGCGGATCTGAGGAAGAACGCCACCGAGGCGAAGATGGCGGAGATCGACCTCACCGTCGGTCACATCGACGAGACGCTGGCGAGTCTCGAGGGCTGGCTTCAGCCCCGCCCGGTGGAGGTTCCTGCCTTCCTCGGTTCCACGACAACGGCTCACACCAAGTACGACCCGCTCGGCGTCGTCCTGGTGATCGGCACATGGAACTTCCCGGTGCACCTTCTCATCGATCCCCTCATCGGCGCACTGGCCGCCGGAAACACCGTGGTGGCCAAGCCGAGCGAGATCTCGGTGCACACCTCGGCGGTGCTTTCCCGCCTCCTGCGCCGGTACTTCGACGCCGACGTCCTCACCGTGGTCGAGGGAGGCGCCGAGGAGACCACGGCCCTCCTGGCCCAGCGCTTCGACCACATCTTCTACACGGGCAACGGCACGGTCGGCCGGATCATCATGGCCGCAGCGGCCAAGAACCTCACCCCCGTCACGCTGGAACTCGGGGGCAAGTGCCCGGTCTTCGTGGCGCCCGACGTGGACGTCGACGAGGCTGCGCAGCGGCTGGTCGGCGGCAAGTTCTCGGTGAACGCGGGACAGTCGTGCGGAACCACGGACTATGTTCTGACTGATCCCGCCACCGCCGCCGCGCTGGTTCCCGCCCTCCGCAAGGCGCTCGAAGCCCAGTTCGGCTCCACCCCGCAGACCGCCCCCGACTACGGGCGGGTCATCAACGAGCGCCATTTCGACCGGCTCACTCGTCTGCTGGATTCCGGCCAGGTGGCGGTGGGAGGCCAGCACGACCGCGACGACCTGTTCATCGCACCGACCGTGCTCACCGACGTCGACCCCGCATCACCGGTCATGCAGGAGGAGATCTTCGGTCCGATCCTCCCCATCATCGAAGTCGAAGATCTCGATGCCGCCATCGCCTTCATCAACGAACGGGACAAGTCGCTGGGGCTCTACGCCCTCACCACGTCCGAGGCCACCAAGTCGCGCTTGGTGAACGAGACGTCCTCCGGCGCCGTCGCCTGGGGCTCGCCAGGGATTCAGGTGCTCATATCTGGCCTGCCCTTCGGTGGCGTCGGCGAAAGCGGCATGGGCCACTACCACGGTCTGTACTCCCTTGAGACGTTCAGCCACCTCAAGAGTGTCGTGGACGTGCCGCTCAGCTAGCCTCGACTCCCCCCGAAGCAGGCTGTCAGGCTGGTGAGCAGCAAAGCATAAAGGCGTTCTGACAAGCGAGAACGAGGATTGCCCGAGGTCCCTGTTCCGGCCACCACTGGAGCCACTTTCAAGTTCCTGGCCTCGTGGTCGGGTTGAGGGCGATGGTCGCGGGGGCGTCTCACAGGCCGGGGCGAGCCCTGGATCGACGTGAACATCGAAGCCCTGAATCGGCTCCACGCTCTCCCGAGCCCGGGCTGGCCAGCACCTCCCCGCCCCTACGAGCGCCGCCCTACGGGGGTCGTGAAGATCGCGCGCACCCGAGGCGACAACCAGGCGCTCAACTTGCCCCCAGACTCCGAAATCCCTACCAACGCTCACCGTAAATGGGTCCGTCGGCAAATGGCTGTCCTTACGCAGGGGGCTGGCGCGGTGGCGGATCAGGGGGTCTTCGAAGTAGCGCGGTGCGCTGGCTCGGTCTGTTGACGGGACGTCACGGTTCGTGTTGGGCCGGGTGACTTGGCCCTGGGTGCAGGAGCCACGGGCTTGCTCAGGGGTCCTTTCACTATGAGCGCCCGATTAGGTCGCGTGCCCTGGTGCCGTGCGTCGCAAGGCGCTGGAGAGCCCTGGATGTGGGTCCCCCCCCGCTCGAGCGCAGCCGAGAGTGGGGGAGGAGCTACCTGGCTCTCCGGCAGCACGGCGGTGGGAGCCCCTCCCGCGCGAGCGTGGGGGAGCGGTGTCAGGCCGCGCGACCAGGACGGGCATAGTGAAAGGACTTCTTGGTCGACGGTTTCACCGGCCCCTTGTCTCAAGGCGGGGTGAGGGAAACCGTCAGGGTTCCCCGGCATGTGCCTCGTCGGCAAGAAGGCCCAGCAGGATGATGTCGAGCGCCCCGGCGAGGCGCTCGTCCAGGTCGAAGGGGGCCGGTTCCTCGCGGATCCAGCGCAGGATCGTCGAGAAGTAGCAGGCGGCCAGCAGTTGGCCGGCCTGGTCGCAGTCGACGCCCGCCCTGATCTCCCCGCGTTGCCGCCCTTGCTCGACGATCCTGGCGAGTTCGATTTCCAGGGACGGGTCCTGCAGGAGGTGCCCGTACCGTGCCGAGGCGTCCATCAGGACGGTGGTCTCGGCACGTGAGGCGACGTTGAGGTCGGCCATCTCCTTCAGGTAGCGGCGCAGCCGGTCGCCGACCGGCAGGTCTTCCGCGTGCTCCGCGCCGAGAATCTCGGCGACGCGGGCACGGCGGCGGACTCCCCATTCCTCGAGGAAGCCGACCTTCTGCGAGAAGTGGTTGAAGACGGTCGCCCGGGCGACATCGGCGGCCTCGGCGATCTGCTCCATGGTGGTCGCCTCGTATCCCTGGGCGACGAAGAGACCGACCGCCGCCTCATACAGCTGGTCGTGCAGCTTCCGACGCCTGCGCTCCTGGCGCCCGACGGTCACGCCGCCCTCGGAGGCGGCTGCCGCGTCCCGGATCTTCATGGCCCTCAGTACAACACAAGGCCGCACGACTCTTGACCCCTCCCCGGCACCTATCTAGATTCCTCACCACTGCTGGACCTGAGTCCAGCAGTGGATGAGAGTCTCGCGATGCTGATCGCGGGACGCTGAAAAGGAGGCAATGTGGCTTCCGTGACATCCCGGACGGGCCGTGTCGAGCTCGGACACGGCTGTTACGCCTGGATCGCGGGCGATGCCGGATGGGGCATGAGCAACGCCGGTCTGATCACCGGCCGGGGCGCGTCACTGCTCGTCGACACCCTCTACGACCTGCGGCTGACCAAGACCATGCTCGACGCGCTGGCGCCGCTCACCGCTCCCGCCCCGATCTCCACCGTGGTCAACACCCACGGCAACGGCGACCACTGGTTCGGCAACCAGCTCGTGTCCCACGCCGAGATCATCGCGGCCCGCGGGTCCCTGGCGGACATGCGGCAGGTGGGCCCGGCCGAAATGCGCGCACTGACCGGCATGGACAGCCCGGCCGGACACTTCGCCCGCCGGATCTTCGGCCGCTTCGACCACACCGGCATCGAACCCGCCCTCCCGAACCGGGTCTTCGACGGCGAGACCGTCATCGACATCGGCGGCACGGAGGTCCGCCTCATCGACGTGGGGCCCGCGCACAGCGCCGGCGACACGATCGTCCACGTGCCGCGGGCCCGGACCGTCTACACCGGCGACATCGTCTTCGCCGGAGCGGCGCCGGTCGTCTGGCACGGTCCCTTCACCCGCTGGCTCGCTGCCTGCGACCTGCTGCTGGGCATCGACGCCGACATCGTCGTACCCGGCCACGGCCCCGTCACCACGAAGCAGTCCGTCCGCGAGATTCGCGACTACCTGGAATACGTCCACGAGCAGGCCACCACCCGCTTCACCGCCGGGATGCCCGCCATGGACGCGGCCCGCGACATCCGCCTCGGCCGCTTCGCCGACCTGGACGAGAGTGAACGCCTCGCCGTCAACGTGCACACCGTCTACCGGGAGCTCGACCCCTCACTGCCCCCGCTCGACGGCCCCGGACTGTTCGGCTGCATGGCCGAGCTCTGCCCCAGCCTCTGACGCCGCTCCCCGCACCAACAGCTCTCCCCTCCGTCCCCCTCGGGCCGTACGACCCGCCAACCCCTCCAAGGAGGAGACATGGTCTCCACTCCTGCCTACGACCCACCGCTCCCCGCGTCCGAGACCGCACCGGCCGTTCCGGCCCGGCACACCGGCACGATCGTCGCCGGCTGTCTGGCCGTCTGCCTGGCCCAGATCGGTCTGGTGCTGCCCGCCGCGATCAACGGCGAGATGCAGCGCGCGCTCCAGACGTCCGGCGCGGAACTGACCTGGATCAGTGACGCCTTTCTGGTGCCCGCCGCCATCCTGGCGCTGAGCTTCGGCGTCGTGGGCGACCGCTACGGCCGCAAGAAACTCGTCGTCGGCGCGGCACTGCTGGCCGCCGTCGGCTACCTGGTGTCCGCCACCTCCGCCACCGCGGCCCAGCTGATCACCGGCCAGGCGATCTCTGGCATCGGAGCCGCCGCGCTCTTCCCCGCCTCCCTGGCGATGATCACCGCGATCACGACCACCCCGGCCGCACGCGCCAGGGGACTGGCCTCCTGGACCGCGGCCCTGTCGCTCGGCGCCTTCATCGCCCCGCTCATGTCCGGGGGCATCGTCGAACACGCGCCCTTCCAGTGGGCGTTCGGCGTGACCGGCGTGCTCGCCGTGATCACCGCCGTGGCGGCCTGGCTGCTCGGCACCGAGTCCAGCGCCCCGGAGGGCCGTTCGCTGGACTGGCCGGGGCAGATCACCGTCGCCGTGGCCATGCTCGC
This DNA window, taken from Streptomyces sp. NBC_00663, encodes the following:
- a CDS encoding ArsR/SmtB family transcription factor, which gives rise to MASRTASPLIHPDIDDFDLFKVMSALTDETRIAIVVGLAASPGLACSVFKKDVTASVLTRHFRVLREAGVIHQQDVGTRRFNTLRKEELDQRFPGLLDLVLKEGAARVTPRADTDST
- a CDS encoding TetR/AcrR family transcriptional regulator; the encoded protein is MKIRDAAAASEGGVTVGRQERRRRKLHDQLYEAAVGLFVAQGYEATTMEQIAEAADVARATVFNHFSQKVGFLEEWGVRRRARVAEILGAEHAEDLPVGDRLRRYLKEMADLNVASRAETTVLMDASARYGHLLQDPSLEIELARIVEQGRQRGEIRAGVDCDQAGQLLAACYFSTILRWIREEPAPFDLDERLAGALDIILLGLLADEAHAGEP
- a CDS encoding MBL fold metallo-hydrolase, which produces MASVTSRTGRVELGHGCYAWIAGDAGWGMSNAGLITGRGASLLVDTLYDLRLTKTMLDALAPLTAPAPISTVVNTHGNGDHWFGNQLVSHAEIIAARGSLADMRQVGPAEMRALTGMDSPAGHFARRIFGRFDHTGIEPALPNRVFDGETVIDIGGTEVRLIDVGPAHSAGDTIVHVPRARTVYTGDIVFAGAAPVVWHGPFTRWLAACDLLLGIDADIVVPGHGPVTTKQSVREIRDYLEYVHEQATTRFTAGMPAMDAARDIRLGRFADLDESERLAVNVHTVYRELDPSLPPLDGPGLFGCMAELCPSL
- a CDS encoding aldehyde dehydrogenase family protein — protein: MTATTANESRTRQSEPAAEVVGRLRATFNTGVTRPLGWRVKQLQRLRALLVENEKELLEAVWADLRKNATEAKMAEIDLTVGHIDETLASLEGWLQPRPVEVPAFLGSTTTAHTKYDPLGVVLVIGTWNFPVHLLIDPLIGALAAGNTVVAKPSEISVHTSAVLSRLLRRYFDADVLTVVEGGAEETTALLAQRFDHIFYTGNGTVGRIIMAAAAKNLTPVTLELGGKCPVFVAPDVDVDEAAQRLVGGKFSVNAGQSCGTTDYVLTDPATAAALVPALRKALEAQFGSTPQTAPDYGRVINERHFDRLTRLLDSGQVAVGGQHDRDDLFIAPTVLTDVDPASPVMQEEIFGPILPIIEVEDLDAAIAFINERDKSLGLYALTTSEATKSRLVNETSSGAVAWGSPGIQVLISGLPFGGVGESGMGHYHGLYSLETFSHLKSVVDVPLS